GCGTCTTGACATTATAATTTCATTTAAGTTCATAATATTTTCTCCGTCAGATTACTGATACAATCAATATAACAATTATAATAACAGGCAAAACATAGCGTAGATACGGCTTTAAAAATTTAGGGAGCTTTATACCTTTGCCTTCATTAACCTCGGCAAAGTAATTATCCCAACCCCATCCGTAGCGTACAGTACAGAATAGCACATAGAAAAGACTTCCCAAGGGCAATAAAATATTTGAAACGGTAAAATCTTCAAGGTCCATAATTCCTTTACCTGCAATTTGAATATCTGACAAAACATTAAAGCCGAGTATACAGGGAAGAGAGAGAAGACAAACCAACAAAATATTTATAAGAGCAATTTTTCTTCTGCTCATATTGGTAAGCTCTAACCAGAAGGAAATAATGTTTTCAAAAACAGCTATAACAGTTGAAAGAGCCGCAAAGGTCATAAAGACAAAGAATAAAGAACCGATAAATCTTCCGCCTGCCATAGAATTGAAAATGCTTGAAAGTGTGGTAAAGAGAAAGCTTGCGCTTACTGTTGATGCATCGGCAGTTACTCCGTTGTTATAAGTAAAGCAAGCAGGGAATATTATAAGTCCTGAAATAAGAGCAACAGATGTATCAAGAGACATAATAGTAATAGCTTCACCGGGCAAGCTTCTGTCCTTATTTATATAGCTTCCGAAAATTGCGATTGAACCTATACCTATACTTAAAGTGAAAAATGACTGTCCCATAGCGGCAGAAACAACAGTCCAAAGACCGTGCTCTTTAATTCCGTCAAGACTTGGAATAAGATAGAATTTCAAGCCTTCCGCGGCTTTTGGAAGAGTGCAGGCATATACTGCAAGACCTATCATAAGCAAAAAGAGAGCAATCATCATAATTTTGGTGATTTTTTCAACACCCTTTTGTAAACCTAAGGAGCAAACACCAAAGCAAAGGATAATAATAGCAAAAGTAGCACCTATCAATAACAAAGGATTGTCAACTACATTATCAAATACAGTCTTTAACTGCTCAGAGGTTGAAAATTCAAGAATTGAGCCGTTTAAATATTTGAAAAAGTAAATAACCATCCACGATGAAATTGTAGTATAAAACATCATAAGAAGATAGTTTCCGGCAATACCTGAATATTTCAGCCAATGCCACTTTTGGCCCTTTTTTTCTAATACATCAAAGGAGGAGGCAATACTTCTTTGACTTGCTCTGCCAACGGCAAGCTCCATTGTCATAATGGGAAGTCCCAAAAGCAATAAAAATATAATATAAATAAGAACAAACAAGCCTCCGCCGTATGCTCCCGTCATAATCGGAAAACGGTATACATTTCCAAGACCGATAGCACAGCCTGCGGAAATAAGTATAAATCCAAGGCGTGATGAAAATTTTTCTCTTTCTTTCATAAAATCACCTATTTTTTTATTGATTTTAATATAATATCATAAATAACGAATAAATTCAAATATTTTTATAGTTTAATTTTGATGCTTTCTTGATTTTTAAAAAATAAATTGATACAATAAAAGACGGTTTTACACTATCAAAAAAGGAAGCTTGTTATGAAAGAAAATTCAGCAGTTAAAAAAGCTGTGCTTATTGGCAGTATGTGTGCGATTTCTTATTTGTCAGTATATTTGGCACGTAATGTTTTAGGTGCGGTTGCACCTCAAATGGAAGAGCTTAAAGTAATTGATAAGACTTTGTCAGGCAATCTTTCGTCGCTGTTCTTTGTTGCCTATGCTATAGGACAGTTGATAAATGGATTGCTTGGAGATAAAATCAAAGCTAAATATATGATTAGCTTTGGATTGCTTTTCTCAGGTGTATGCAATATAGTTTTTGCCCTGTTTGCCCATTTACCGTTTATGGCGTATGCGGCATATGGTATGACCGGCTTTTTTCTTTCTATGATATATGGCCCTATGACTAAAACAGTTGCTGAAAATGTAGACCCGAAGTATGCACCGCGTTGTAGCTTGGGATATAATTTTGCCAGCTTTTTCGGGTCGCCTTTGGCAGGAGTTTTAGCATTTTTATTTGTATGGCAGACTACCTTTTATGTTAGCAGTATTGTGCTGATTGTAATGGGAATTTGTTGCTTTTTGGGCTTTTTGTTTTTTGAAAAACAGGGTATGCTACAGTACCACAAATTTGATAAGCCTAAAAACGAAGGTAGTTTTAAACAATCTGTTGAAGTATTGTTGAAACATAAAATTATAAAATTTACCGTAATCTCTATTGTTACCGGTGTAATCCGTATTACAGTTATTTATTGGCTGACTACATATATTTCTGATTATTTGGGCTTTTCAGCAGATACTGCCGCTATAATTTATACAGTGGCAACTCTTGTTATTTCTGTTGCCGCATTTGTGTCAGTTTTTGTATATGAGAGATTGGGATGCAATATGAACGCTACATTATTGATTGCTTTTAGTGTTGCTGCCGTTTCATTTTTACTTGTATATTTCCTTGCTCAACCGGTACTGAATATTATTTTTATGGTTTTAGGTGTTTTTGCTTCTAACTGTGCTTCTTCTATGCTTTGGAGCTGTTATTGTCCAAGCCTGAGAGATACAGGTATGGTGTCAGGAGCTACGGGCTTTTTGGATTTTGTTAACTATATTACCGCTGCTGTGGCATCGTCTTTGTTTGCTGCAGCTGTAACTACTATTGGATGGGGTCTTTTGATTTTAATCTGGTTTGCTTTAATGACAGTCGGAGTAATAATTTGTTTACCATACAAAAAAATACGGAAATAAGAACCTGACCCGCCTACGTATTAAAAATGCGGGCGAGTACCCCAGAACCTTGTTGTTTTCACAATAAGAACCTGACCCGCCTACGCATTAAAAATGCGGGCAGGAACCCCAGAACCTTGTTGTTTTCACAATGAAAAAAGTCGGTTAGAGTATAAAAAGCTCTAATCGACCGTTTCTTTTATTCAACATAAAGAGCAAAGCGACCAAGGGTATTGTTGCTTTCTCGATAATATATACTCATAAGATGTCGTTTGCTGCGGCAAAGGAAGGCCCGTCATTTCCCATTCCGCCAAGCGTTATAGGGTGTCCTATAACATTTTTTATCTTATTATCGCCTTTGATTGATTATAACATAAAAGAAAATTTTAAATTTTAGCGTTTACCACAGTAAACACTATTTATGCGAAGTTATAGATTTTTAATTTCTTCTTCTGACATTTCAATATATCTATTATCTACAAACATAGTTTCGGTTGAATCTTGTAGCTTTGATATAAGTTTTCTTGTATCAATATCAAATTGCAAGTGTTCATTTTCGCCATAGCTATTTCTTGCCACACAAATAAATTCTCCGGTGCCCCAATTTATATCAAAGCATGTGACAATTCATCGTTTATTATTTTGTAATGTCAATAAAGGGAACAGCGTCGGAACCGTTATAAGTAGGAAGCTTTCCGTCCCATTTCTCTATAGCTGAAAGCTGAGCTTCAATTTTACGAAGTTCAAGAAGTTCTTCTGTGATTTCTTGCTTCTGAAGCTTTAATGCCTCAGCTTCTGCCTGAGCCTGAACAATTTTTTGCTGAGCTTCAATCTGAATTCTTGCAAGGTCCTGCTCTGCCTTTAAAGCCTGTTGCTGAGCTACCTGCTTAGCCTCAATAGCTTTGTCAAATTCATCGGAGAACTCAAAATTTATAACGTTGAAATCGTGGATTATAATACCCTTTGAAGAGATTTTAGAGGTAAGTCCTTCTGTCATAAGGTTTGAAACCTCACTTCTCTTACTTATAAGCTCTTCAGCTGTAAATTGAGCAGTTACCATTTTAACAACCTCTTGAACAGCAGGGTCAATAATAACGGCACGGTAATTTACGCCGACATCTTTGTAAAGAGTAGTTGCCATAGCAGTATCAATAGAAAAGTTTACGGCAATTTTACTTGTAATATTTTGAAGGTCGCGGCTGGGTGCTGTAGAGTCAGCTTCTATTTTTTGAATACGGCAGTCAACGGGAACAATATCCTGAATAAAGGGAATTTTGAAATTCAAGCCCGCAGGAACATATCCGCCTGTTACAGCGCTGAACTGTGTTCTTATTCCTACAAAGCCCGCAGGGATAGTTTTAACGCTTGCAAGAGCAAGAATAATTAGAGCAAGAATAATGATAACTGTTACAATGATTTTTGCTATTTTTTTGGTTGATGGGGTTTTTACGGGAATAACGTTTTCCATTTTTAAAAAGTCCTTTCTATACGGTTAAAATATATAATACTATAAAATAATTATATTACATTGATATTAACATTTTTTAAAAACAATGTCAATAATAGGAAAGCTAAATAAAAAAAGTAAAAAATTGATTATTAGGTATTGACATTTTAAAAAATTTATAGTATTATATTAAGCGTGCCAAAAACATATTGACACGGGCCTTTAGCTCAGTTGGTTAGAGCAACCGGCTCATAACCGGTTGGTCCGGGGTTCGAGTCCCTGAAGGCCCACCAGAAAGAAACACCTTTTGTCTGCGGACAAAAGGTGCTTTTTTTAATCAATATATACTTTTTTTCAGCCAATTTCCTTTTTTGTAAACTATATATGAGAAGATAAAGCTTACGGTCCAACCGGCAGGCAGTCCCCACCAGATTGCCGAATATCCGAAAATAAAGGAAAAAATATAGGCAAAGGAAACACGGACAAGATGGTTCAAAAAGGTTATAAGCATAAAGTTTTTCATATCACCGCCGCCACGGATTGTTCCGTTGGTAACGTTTAGTAAGCCCATTATGAAATAAGAAATCGAAACAACTCTTAAATATTCAACGCCTATTTTAATTGAATCAACATTGGCAGAGCTGTCCATAAAAAGAGCAACAAGGCTTTCTCCGGATAAATAAACAATGCCTGCAATTAAAAGGCCGATGGAGCAAGCCATAATAAAAGAAGTGCGAAGTCCCTTAGGAATACGCTCTTGCTTTTTAGCTCCAATGTGCTGAGCTGCAAAGGTAGACATAGCATTTCCTACGTTTACCATAGGCATTATCGCAACGCCGTCAATTTTAGTTGCGGCAGTATAGCCTGCAACCACAACAGAGCCGTAGCTGTTTACAAGAGATTGAACTAAAATAAGGCCTATTGATACGGTGGATTGTTGAATGACGGAGGGGATAGCAAGCTTTGCTACACTGGAAAGAGTTTGTATGTCAAAATAGGAAAAATCTTTAAATTCCTTGAATTGTCTGAGCTTTGCTAATAAGAATAAGAAAGAAATTAAAGAACATAAAACTTGAGAAATAAGAGTGGCAATAGCTACACCTCTTACACCCATATTGAACTTGACAACAAAAAGAAGGTCTAAAAAAATATTTAGAATAGAAGCTATAATCAAGAAGAAAAGTGTTTTTTTAGACTCTCCCAAAGCGTTGAAAATAGAATTGACAATGTTATACATAAACAGAAAAACCATACCTAAAAAATAGATATTTAAATAGTCTTCCGCATCGTTCATAATATTTTCAGGTGTTTGCATAAGAACAAGAATAGGACGGCAAAGAATAAGTCCTAAAATAGTTAAAATAACACTTATTGCAAAAATTGAAATTAAGGAAGTGTATATTGTAGTTTTCATTCTGCCGAATTCTTTTGCGCCGAAAAGCTGAGAAATCAACACTCCTGAACCTATTCCCGTACCTGTTGCCACAGCAATAAATAAAAAGGTGAGGGAAGCTGTAGTTCCTACAGCCGCCAGAGCATTTGCACCGACAAAGTTTCCTACAATTATGGAATCAGCAAGACTGTAGGCTTGCTGAAAAATATTTCCTAAAATAAGTGGAATTGCAAATAGAAGCAAAGCTTTAGAAGGGCTTCCACTTGTCATAGATCTGCTCAATTTAAAAACCCTCTCAATAAAAACTTATATAATTATATCATACAAATATTTAAAAGACAATTTTAAAAGTATCTTAAAAATAATATCAAAAAGTATAAAAAGTCGTTAAAAGTAACATAGATAATATATATTTTATATCAAAAATAGTCATTATATTAATAAAAAAAGCTTGCCTTTTTAATTTGATTGTGTTATAATATTTCGGTAAAATCGCACATTGGCGGAATTTTTAAGAAGTGCCGCAGGCGTAAAATGCGCTAATTGTTTATATTTCTATATAAACGGGCCCTTAAGAGTAATGAAGCTGGTGGAGGTTAAAAACTATTTTTAGGAGGAAAAAACAATGTCAGTAATTTCTATGAAGCAATTGCTGGAAGCAGGTGTTCATTTCGGACATCAGACAAGAAGATGGAACCCTAAAATGTCAGAGTACATCTTCACAGAAAGAAACGGTATCTATATCATTGACCTTCAGAAGACCGTAAAGAAAATCGAGGAAGCTTATGCTTTCGTTCGTGATATTGCGGCTGAGGGTGGAGAAATCCTTTTTGTAGGTACTAAGAAACAAGCTCAGGACTCTATCAAAGAGGAAGCTGAGAGAATAGGTATGTACTATGTAAACGCTCGTTGGTTGGGCGGCATGCTTACAAACTTCAAAACTATCAGAAAGAGAATAGAACGTCTTGCTCAGTTACACAAGATGGAAGAGGACGGAACCTTTGATTTGCTTCCCAAGAAGGAAGTTGTTAAATTAAAGCTTGAAATCGAAAAGCTCGAGAAATATCTCGGCGGTATTAAAGAAATGAAGAAAATCCCCGCTGTAATGTTTATCGTTGATCCCCGCAAGGAGAGAAACGCAGTTGCAGAGGCAAGAAAGCTTAATATCCCGATCGTTGCTATCGTAGATACAAACTGTGATCCTGATGAGGTTGATTACGTTATCCCCGGAAACGACGACGCAATCAGAGCAGTTAAGCTTATCGCAGGCACAATTGCAAACGCTGTTATCGAAGGCAGACAGGGTGAAGACGCTCCTGAGGCTGATGAAGCTGAAGCTGCTCCCACAGAAGAAGCTGCTGAATAATTAAATTTAAAATTTAGGAGGAATAACAATGGCTTTTACAGCTGCTGATGTTAAAGCATTAAGAGAAAAGACCGGCTGCGGAATGATGGACTGTAAAAAGGCTCTTACCGCCACAGACGGAGATATGGATAAGGCTCTTGAATTTTTAAGAGAAAAAGGACTTGCTGCTGCTGCTAAAAAGGCATCAAGAATTGCTGCAGAAGGTCTTGTAGCTTGCTATATAGAAGGAAATGTAGGCGCTATCGTTGAGGTTAACGCAGAGACTGACTTCGTTGCAAAAAATGCAGAGTTCCAGGCTTTTGTTGACGGTGTTGCAGTAACTGTTGCTAAAGAAAATCCCGCTGATGTTGATGCTCTTAAAAACGTTAAGTTTAACGGTGCTGAGCTTACAGTCGGTGAAGTTCTTACAGAGAAAATTCTTACTATCGGTGAGAATATGAATATTCGTCGTTTCGCTCGTATAGAGGGTACAGTAGTATCTTATATCCACGGCGGCGGCAGAATCGGCGTTATTATGGATTTTGATACAGACGTTGCTGATAAGGCAGAGTTTGTTGATATGGCAAAGAGCCTTTGTATGCAGGTTGCTGCTTTGAACGCTCCTTATCTTGATAAAGAGGCTGTTCCTGCAGATGTTATCGAAAACGAGAAAAACATTCTTATCGCTCAGATTAAAAACGATGCGAAGAATGCGAATAAGCCCGATGCAATCATTGAGAAAATGGTTAGCGGAAGAATTGGTAAGTACTATGAGCAAAACTGCCTTATGCAGCAGGAATATGTTAAGGATTCTTCAATGAGCGTTGAAAAATTCGTTGCTAAAACAGCTGCTGATTTAGGCGGAAGCATCAAGGTTAAATCTTATATCCGCTTTGAAAAGGGCGAAGGTCTCCAGAAGAGAGAAGACGATTTTGCAGCAGAAGTTGCAAATATGGCGAAATAATTAAACCTACAACAAAAAACCTTCCGAAAAATTCGGAAGGTTTTTTTATAGTATCCTGTCCCACAACACACAAAAGAGGGGATGTAAAGTTACAACTTTATTTCAAAAGATATAGGATGAAACTCTTTTGCGAAAACATTTTTTCTGGGCTTAACAGTAACTTTTTTGCTGTTCAACTGTATTTCTCCAATGATATTTAAATGAATCGTTTCGTGTAAATCTGCACGAAGAATTTCGTTTCCAACTGTATCGGTTACGCAAAGCAGGGGAAGGTATTTTCCGTTGTCCAATAATCTTAAATAAATCGTTGCAATGCCCTTGGCAGATTTCTTTTCTTTAAAGTGCATTAACATTTCGGCGCCCTTTTTAGCTTCAACAAGAGCGGGGTCAATAACATCTTTTGCATTAAATAAATTGCATAGAACAAATCTAATTTTATCAATCACAAAAGCTGTGCAATCGGTGTTTTCCAAATTATTGTATTCATTTTGACTTACACCTATGTCGTAATACCTGTACCAAGGATGATATCGGTCTCCCGAATGATTTAACTCGATTGTGCCTTTGGATTTTAATGTTGTGAAATTAAAATATAAATGGTCATATTCACCCAACGAGAAACCATACTCTCTCAATTTCATAACAATACGATGCACAGAAAGATTGAGTGATTTATTTGAAAGTTCTAAAAGATTATCTGTTTCAGAACTTTTATACAATCTAATATCACTTATAACTTTCATTGTCTGCTCCTCAATCTTTCTTTTTGTTATATTATAGCAGAAACACTAAATAATTACAATACATACAAAAATCCGCCTGAATTTGCTTCAGACGGATAGTTTTGCTTTATAAATCTAATTACTTAGGTTATTTAATAGCAGCCTGAGTCGCCAAAGTTTGCAGGGGGAATTATGTACTGGGGCGAAATTGTCGCCCCTTTCTTGCGATTGCCCTCCACATTCATAAGAATGGGAGAGTCGCCGCCGAAGTCACCACGAAGATGCCACCTGAAGCAATCCTTTGAAACCTCGATTTTTTCTACAAAGGCTTCTATAACACTTTCAGGGATATCACCGTTGGTATTAAAGTTTGTGTATTGCTCCAGACTTAATTTTTCTGCCATGAACCTGAAAAATATGCAATTCATAGGTAGAATATGTCTCACCTATATGGATTTTTGCTTGTTTTTTCTTTGATTTTTGCAATTTTAAAAATTCAACTCCAAATCTCGCTTGAGGTTTGGGGTTGTTCGACAGACTACGGTGGCAAGTAACCCTTGCCGTCATTCTATTTAGTGACAGTTATGACCGCAACCGTGATCGCCGCAGGTGTGACCTTCGCCGTGATGGTCGTGATGGTTACATTTTACGTTGGGATTAAATCCAAGCGTACTGCCAAGCGACGCTTTGACTGCGGCATCGCAGGATCCGCTGACTCTGCCGAAAAGTTGAATACCTGCCTCGGCAAGTGCCATCTTTTGATATAAGCTGCAAAAATACGTTACATACAAGCAAATAAGATAGTCCGAAGACTATCTTATTTTTGTCCGTAATATGCATTTTTGCCGTGTTTTCTGTTATAGTGCTTATCTAAAATATAACTGTTTATAGGGGTTACATCTGGATTCAGGGCTTTAGTCTGAATTGCCATTAAAGCAACCTCTTCCATTACAACTGCATTGTGTACGGCGTTAAAGGCATCTTTACCCCAGGAAAAAGGACCGTGGTTGGCAACAACAACTCCAGGAATTGCATTTTCGTCAAGCTTTTTAAAGGTTTCTGTTATTACAAGACCTGTATTTTTCTCGTAATCCTTTTCAACCTCTTCTTCAGTTAATAAACGGGTGCAGGGAATTTCCCCGTAAAAATAATCTGCGTGAGTTGTTCCGTAGGCACAAATTCCGCAAAGTGCCTGTGCAAAGCTTGTGGCATATCTTGAATGTGTATGAACAATGCCGCCGATTTGAGAGAATGCTTTATAAAGCTCTAAGTGAGTAGGAGTATCACTTGACGGATTGAGCTTTCCCTCAACTTTGTTTCCGTCCAAATCTATGATTACCATATCATCAACTGTCATTTTATCATAGTCAACGCCTGACGGCTTTATTATGACAAGTCCTGTTTTTCTGTCTATTGCTGAAACATTACCCCAGGTGAATGTTACTAAGTTATGTTTTGGCAGAAGCATATTAGCTTCAAATACCTTTTGCTTTAATTCTTCTAACATTTCATTCCACTTCCTAACGCATCAACTAATGCTTTAAATAATTCGAATTTTTTCAAATATATACTGTGGCGCTGTAAATCAGGCTTTATAACCTTATCCATTTGTACCATTTTCTTTGCCGCTGTTTTGTAATCAGGATGTTCCCCCGCACAGACAGCTGCCGCAATAGCACAGCCTAAGGTGCCTAATTCTTTAACTGTCACAACCTCTAAAGGAATACCTATAACATCGGCAAACATCTGAAGCCAGACGTCAGATTTCGTAACTCCCCCTGCTATACGTATACTTTCAGGCTTTTCTCTCAATTTCAGCAGTCTTTCAATATGCACCATATGTGAAAAGGCAACGCCCTCAAAAACAGCTGTAAGCAAATGTTCTTTTTTGCTCGCAGTTTCAAGACCTAAAAAGGCGCCGTGGGGATAGTCGGCATTTGAGCCGTATAAAAAGGGAATAAATAAGGCTTTTGAGTCCTGGGGCTTTGTTTTTGAAACAAGCTCATCTATATATTTATAGACAGATGTGCCGTTAGCCTTACACTCTTCCTTTTCCTTTGTGAGCATTGTGTCAATTACCCACTCTAAATTTCCCGCTGATGTGGGACTGCTTTCTTCAATAAGATAATATTCGGGAATACAGAACAAAGAATTTAAGGTTGTTGAGTCGGGCTTGATAGGAGCTTTTGAGATATATTCGTTAATACTCCAGGTGCCTGTAATAACGCAAAGCTGTTCTTCACGGCTTACATCCATAGCAATAGCGCAGGCATCTATGTCAAACATACCGCCGCAAACAAGAGTGCCTTCCTTTAGTCCTGTTTTTTCTGCGACTTGTTTAGTTACAGTACCGCAAAAATCATAGGAGCTTTTAAGGGGAGGCAGACATTCATATAAATCTTCAAGACCCATAAGAGCTAAAAGCTCTTTGTCAAAGGCTTTTGTTTTTAAATTCATAAGACAGGTGCCTGAATAATCTGTCATTTCGGCAAAAGCCTTTTCTGTCAGCATAAAACGGATAAAATCCTTAGCTTCAAAAATCCATTTGATATTGCTAAGAACCTCGGGCTTATTTTCTTTAAGCCACGCTGAAATTGAAACAGGCTGACAGTCTAAAATATTTTGAAGAGTTTTTTCCTTTACCTTTTCAAAAACGCCGCTTTCCTTCCATTTTTTCACATAGGGTGCGCCTCTGTGGTCGGTGGAGGCTATGGCATTATAGGCGGGCTTGTTGTCCTTGCCCCAAAGATAAAGGCCTTTTCCGTGTCCTGTACAGCCGATGCCAATGATTAAAGAAGCATCAATTCCTGATTTTTCAATAGCTTTTGAGATAGCTTTACAGGTCGTTTCCCAAAGAACCATCATATCTCTTTCCTGAAAGCCTTCTTTTGTGGAAATTACAGGTGTATTTTCAGAGGCAACAGCAATTTCTTTTCCATCTGAGTCAAAAATTGCCGCCTTTGTCATTGTGCCGCCGTTGTCAATGCCCATAAAATATTTTTTCAATCAATTCACCGCCCTTTGATTTTTGTCCAAATAAGGACGTAAATAATCGTGGCTTTGACGAAGCACCTGCTCCCAGTTTTCCTTACCGTCATACCAAAATTCAGCAGTATACATTGTAACGCCCTGTGATTTTAAAACATCTGTTACCATTTTAAAATCCACTCTGCCCTCACCGAATTTCATATCACGGAAAACATTGGGTACAGTTTCCTTAAGGTGTGCCGCTACGATATGTCCCTTGCCGCTTCTTATATCCTTGGCTACGTGGTCTGTTGCATTGGTTACGTTTCCCATATCGGGATAAACCTTTAAATATGGAGAAGCTATACTGTCAACATAGTACATAGCCTTTTCAATAGTATTGAGAAAATCATTTTCCATAGTTTCAAGAGCAAGTATTACACCTCGGGACGCTGCCATTTCTGCACTTTTTTGCAAATTGCAGAAAAATCTTTCCCTTGTAGAAGGAGTAGAAACCTCGTTGTAGTATATATCGTAACCTGCAAGCTGAATAATGCGGATGCCTAAATCGTAGGAAAGCTCGATAGCCTTTTCCATTATTTCCATACTGCGTGCTTCAATTTCGGGAATACCGCTTCCCAAGGGGTATTTTCTGTGTCCGCTAAGGCACATAGTATTGATATAAAAGCCCACATCTCTTGTAAGCTGTAACAGCTCTTTTCTTTCCTGTGCTGTCCAGTTAAGACGGGCAAGACGTGTATCTGTTTCGTCTACGCTGATTTCCAATGCATCAAAGCCTGCCTTTTGTCCTGCTGTTAGCTTTTCTTTCCAGGACAATTCGTTGGGCATTGATTTTTCATAAAGACCAAGTGTACATCCTTTCAAAAATATCACTCCTAAAAATACTCGTTAATTCATTGTAGGTACATTTTCGTTGTTGGGGAAATGCTTGAGCAGTACCAAAGGCTCACAGCTGCTTTTGTTTGTAATTTCAACGCCCTTTGTTGCTGCATCATAGGAAACGAAGAACTCATCCTGACTTAATTGACCGAAACGAAGCATTGTAGCACACGCACATTCGTATTTTCCGATTGTGCCGAAGCCCTGTACTAAAATACAGCCGTAAGAGGTATTGTCCTTTATCACAACGGTTTTACCGGGTGCAACCGTAAGCTCTTTTGCCGCTATATACTCGTTTCCGTATGCTATCCACTTTTCAGTGTAGCTTTCGTTTTGTATAATTGTTATAGGAGGACGGAAATATGTCTTTTTGTAATGGGGGTCTACATTTTTATCCCAATCCAAAAGGTCAATAACATAGTCCAAATCTCTCATTTTGTCCTCAGGACAGTTTTCTGTCAAAAAACTGTAATCGTAAATTTCGCCGTCGCAGATATTCTCATATACAGAGTTTACATCGGAATTCCATTGAGGTTCGTAGGTGAGATAGGAGCCGGGTGCGTGAATTACTCCGGGAGGAGTATACCAGCCTGTACCAAGCTCAATGCGATATGCTCTTGAAAGCTCAGTTATACGGATATCACGGTTTTCGTAATCCTTAAGCCTTTCCTTTACATCTTCTTTTGTTACATCTGGGTCAAAACCGAAATAGGTGTGCGGGAATTTGCCGCTGTAATTATTATACTGAGGCGGATAATAATAAGCCTCAGGCTTACCTATTTTGCCTACACGGGCAGCAGCTTCAAAATCAAGGTGTAAATGGTGGAAAAGAGGGCCCTCATAGTCAAAAAATTTTGAATACATAGGCCATGTTCCGTATTTATCAAATAAAGGAGCGCCTATTAAATCGGCTTTTAAGGTATCAACAAATTCCTTAAGAGATATTTTGTGCTCT
The nucleotide sequence above comes from Oscillospiraceae bacterium. Encoded proteins:
- a CDS encoding sodium-dependent transporter; amino-acid sequence: MKEREKFSSRLGFILISAGCAIGLGNVYRFPIMTGAYGGGLFVLIYIIFLLLLGLPIMTMELAVGRASQRSIASSFDVLEKKGQKWHWLKYSGIAGNYLLMMFYTTISSWMVIYFFKYLNGSILEFSTSEQLKTVFDNVVDNPLLLIGATFAIIILCFGVCSLGLQKGVEKITKIMMIALFLLMIGLAVYACTLPKAAEGLKFYLIPSLDGIKEHGLWTVVSAAMGQSFFTLSIGIGSIAIFGSYINKDRSLPGEAITIMSLDTSVALISGLIIFPACFTYNNGVTADASTVSASFLFTTLSSIFNSMAGGRFIGSLFFVFMTFAALSTVIAVFENIISFWLELTNMSRRKIALINILLVCLLSLPCILGFNVLSDIQIAGKGIMDLEDFTVSNILLPLGSLFYVLFCTVRYGWGWDNYFAEVNEGKGIKLPKFLKPYLRYVLPVIIIVILIVSVI
- a CDS encoding MFS transporter, translating into MKENSAVKKAVLIGSMCAISYLSVYLARNVLGAVAPQMEELKVIDKTLSGNLSSLFFVAYAIGQLINGLLGDKIKAKYMISFGLLFSGVCNIVFALFAHLPFMAYAAYGMTGFFLSMIYGPMTKTVAENVDPKYAPRCSLGYNFASFFGSPLAGVLAFLFVWQTTFYVSSIVLIVMGICCFLGFLFFEKQGMLQYHKFDKPKNEGSFKQSVEVLLKHKIIKFTVISIVTGVIRITVIYWLTTYISDYLGFSADTAAIIYTVATLVISVAAFVSVFVYERLGCNMNATLLIAFSVAAVSFLLVYFLAQPVLNIIFMVLGVFASNCASSMLWSCYCPSLRDTGMVSGATGFLDFVNYITAAVASSLFAAAVTTIGWGLLILIWFALMTVGVIICLPYKKIRK
- a CDS encoding prohibitin family protein, whose translation is MENVIPVKTPSTKKIAKIIVTVIIILALIILALASVKTIPAGFVGIRTQFSAVTGGYVPAGLNFKIPFIQDIVPVDCRIQKIEADSTAPSRDLQNITSKIAVNFSIDTAMATTLYKDVGVNYRAVIIDPAVQEVVKMVTAQFTAEELISKRSEVSNLMTEGLTSKISSKGIIIHDFNVINFEFSDEFDKAIEAKQVAQQQALKAEQDLARIQIEAQQKIVQAQAEAEALKLQKQEITEELLELRKIEAQLSAIEKWDGKLPTYNGSDAVPFIDITK
- a CDS encoding MATE family efflux transporter, which encodes MSRSMTSGSPSKALLLFAIPLILGNIFQQAYSLADSIIVGNFVGANALAAVGTTASLTFLFIAVATGTGIGSGVLISQLFGAKEFGRMKTTIYTSLISIFAISVILTILGLILCRPILVLMQTPENIMNDAEDYLNIYFLGMVFLFMYNIVNSIFNALGESKKTLFFLIIASILNIFLDLLFVVKFNMGVRGVAIATLISQVLCSLISFLFLLAKLRQFKEFKDFSYFDIQTLSSVAKLAIPSVIQQSTVSIGLILVQSLVNSYGSVVVAGYTAATKIDGVAIMPMVNVGNAMSTFAAQHIGAKKQERIPKGLRTSFIMACSIGLLIAGIVYLSGESLVALFMDSSANVDSIKIGVEYLRVVSISYFIMGLLNVTNGTIRGGGDMKNFMLITFLNHLVRVSFAYIFSFIFGYSAIWWGLPAGWTVSFIFSYIVYKKGNWLKKSIY
- the rpsB gene encoding 30S ribosomal protein S2; its protein translation is MSVISMKQLLEAGVHFGHQTRRWNPKMSEYIFTERNGIYIIDLQKTVKKIEEAYAFVRDIAAEGGEILFVGTKKQAQDSIKEEAERIGMYYVNARWLGGMLTNFKTIRKRIERLAQLHKMEEDGTFDLLPKKEVVKLKLEIEKLEKYLGGIKEMKKIPAVMFIVDPRKERNAVAEARKLNIPIVAIVDTNCDPDEVDYVIPGNDDAIRAVKLIAGTIANAVIEGRQGEDAPEADEAEAAPTEEAAE
- a CDS encoding elongation factor Ts, with the translated sequence MAFTAADVKALREKTGCGMMDCKKALTATDGDMDKALEFLREKGLAAAAKKASRIAAEGLVACYIEGNVGAIVEVNAETDFVAKNAEFQAFVDGVAVTVAKENPADVDALKNVKFNGAELTVGEVLTEKILTIGENMNIRRFARIEGTVVSYIHGGGRIGVIMDFDTDVADKAEFVDMAKSLCMQVAALNAPYLDKEAVPADVIENEKNILIAQIKNDAKNANKPDAIIEKMVSGRIGKYYEQNCLMQQEYVKDSSMSVEKFVAKTAADLGGSIKVKSYIRFEKGEGLQKREDDFAAEVANMAK